The genomic stretch caacacaacacaacacaagacaaaacagcaAGAGCGTAataccaacaataacaagaacacagtgcatgtgtctgtgtagacATTGTGTCTGTGTAATTTCGTGTGATCTCCTGGTTACTTACACACGTACAGGTTGTTTAAATGCacatgtttgtattgtgagcatGAACAACACGACCATGTGTGAATTTCTCTTTGAAGATAATGAAATTAAACTTGGATGTAGTTAAGTCTAGTCCAGTGCACTGCAGTGAACTGCATTCGAACCGTGCTGTGCTATGAtatactgtgctgcactatactgtactgttctgtactgtgctatactgtactgtgctgtactgtactgtgctgtgttgtgctatgctgtcctGGACTtcacactgtcctgtcctgtcctgcactgcactgctctgtactgtactgctctgtactgtactgtgttgtactgcactgtagtgtacatTACATCAGTGCATTGTCTAGATAAGCCGTTGAAAATCGATCGTGCTTCATTCATATGCAGAAGGAATTATTCACATATGACGAATAATTTGTTTAAATCAAAAGTTGCACTCCTCGACCCTCCGCACTCCACCCGAAATAAAGTATGGGGTGTCATGAGTGATTTTTTTATCTTCAGTAAATCAAACTCTATTGATAAACGCCATGCAGAATTGCGGCTCTGTGTTTCGCACTAAATCAcgtattctccttttttttattgtatCGGCAGCTGGCTCAGAAGCGACATTCGTCATCGGAACTCTGGACGCCAGATCACTTTCTGTTCCCAGCGACACGATCGAAGAGGATGAAGGAGGTTCACGAATCACTGTTAatttccgccatttccttgttctCGTTTTCGCccttctcttcacccctcttccctttcccttcctttccactACTCTGTGTTGGCTTCTATCTAGACACGTCTGATGTATACTACCCCCTGTTCATGGTCTGTGTTGGCTTCTATCTAGACACGTCTGATGTATACTACCCCCGATTCACGATCTGTATTGGCTTTTATCTAGACACGTTTGATGTATACTACCCCCAGCTCACGATCTGTGCTGGCTTTTATCTAGACACGTTTGATGTATACTACCCCCAGTTCAGGATCTGTATTGGCTTCAATCTAGACACGTTTAATGTAAACTGCCCCCAGTTCACGATTTGTATTGGCTTTTATCTAGACACGTTTGATATATACTACCCCCAGTTCACGATTTGTATTGGCTTCTATCTAGACACGTTTGATGTATACTACCCCTAGTTCACAACCTGTATTGGCTTCTATCTAGACACGTTTGATTTATCTCTGGAGGCTTGGTGCGCTTCTTGGGATTTTTTCCCCTTAGTCTTCAGGAAGGACATTAAACTTCAAAGCAGTAGTGCTGTTAGTTTGTTGATGTGTTGGGGATTGGAGACCAGGACAcagtctttatctctccctctccttcgccCTGTCTCgaactctccctcactctgtttctgtctgtctgtctctctccctctcaggctctgtatctcccttcctctcactctctctctctctctctctccccgtatctGTCGGTGTctactatctttctgtctctcagtatgtgtgtgtgtacaagcgtgtGGCAGTGCGTGCTcgagtgcatgcgtgtctgtgtgtgtgtgtgtgtgtgtgtgtgtgtgtgtgtgtgtggagagagagagaaagaggagtgacGTTGTTTGGAACTGAACAAAGAGGGCCACTGTCCGCCTtgggtaaaaaaaatatatataaataaaaggtCATCAGACCACCAAGATAGAGAAGTGTTGAAATGACtaatttttctctcactctcactgtcccACAGGATTATGTGGAGTCTTGACGACGAATGTAAGAATATGTGTAGGTCCCTGTTCGCGCAAacatgcaagtgtgtatgtgcgcgcgcgcgcgcgtgcatgtgagtgtgtgtttgtgtgtattcatgcgCGCCCCTGCATGCATGTAAAGCTTTAAGAACAGAAACGTATAACTTTAAACGGtgtttctgtattttgtttttcgtaCGTTTATATCTCATTTCGCAAACTCGTGGGCATTggtcagcttaaaaaaaaatattctaaaaaaaaaaaaaatagcataaaGCCCTCCCACTTCGCACTCTTGTTTTGAACCTGATTACTTACTGACTCACGCCTTACACCCCTTCTGAGATATACACCGTCAGGAAGAGACCTCCTTTTCCCACACCCTATGTCTGACCCCAGGCATGGCCAATCTTCTTGAGGTTTCTTCAccgggtgagtcctgtcagtgtcttcagtgtcggcagattcatggggggctgttgtttgagggacgtggtggcggtctccactctgggagggacgctcactcagtctggctacgcgactaagccattattgtcgttagtagggggcttagtaggtggtgtcctaagtacgttaaatcagaacaggcaccactgaacaccaccgaagtgactcagcagcagtgcagggtctcctctgatgtgtgacctggcgacctaacatcgatggttccctgcggactgccgacgctagaactgtgacggacgaacccaggtgtggccgtgcatggaggaacctaaatgagcggcgtgggagtaatgccactgaaacggtgcagatgatggggcagaaaaaaagagacctCCTTGGTCCCACACCCTCTGTCTAACCCCAGGCATGGTCCATCTTCTTGGGGTCTCTTCACCTggtgttttctgtttgtattcCTGTTGGGGATCCCGTGTCAGGGCCTTTCGGGTGATACCTGACGCTGGTCTTCATCAGTAGCATGAGCCAGATCCATCCTCACCCTCTTTTTCCACCTTCGCTTTCTGCTGGTAGCCTAGTTGTGTGTTCTTCCACAGGTCGATGTTGCTGATCATGTCTGGCCAGTGGACCTGGAGAATTCTGCTTGGTTGTAGATGAACGTCTTCGTCAAGACTTTCTGGGGGGTAGCTGTTGTCATCGTCCTTGTCTCAGCAACATACAGCAACACTGACATAATTCAAAATctgatttcagtttgttttgatGGTACTCTGAACCTTCGGTgtgttgtcaaaaaaaaaaaaaaaatattgttaacATTTTTAGCGCTCTTATGTCGGACCTGGATTTTCCTGAACTGACTGCAGCATGTTGTTCAAaatttcaaagtttttttttcttttttttttctttttttaagtaggACATATATTTTCCTGAAACTGATTACGGCGTGTTATCGCTCAAATTCCAACGCTCTTTACTCGAACATGAAATTTTCTGTACCTGGATACGACGGCGTGTAGTTATTGTTCAAAATTCCAACACTGTTTTCTTGGCGCTGGATTTTTACAGACAGGAAATATGCGGGCTTTTTCTTCTTATCCTGTGTCGTATTTCCTCCTGCCGGTttggtttagtttcagtttcagtttcagtagctcaaggaggcgtcactgcgttcggacaaatccatatacgctacaccacatctgccaagcagatgcctgaccagcagcgtaacccaacgcgcttagtcaggccttgagaaaaaataaataaataattttttttaaaaatatagataagcttacataaataaataaataaatacataaataaataataattatgatataaaaaaaggtagtagtaatgaaaattataataaaataataataataataatgataaataaataaataagacaacaatgatgataaataagcaaataaatgtaaaacatgaagacacacattcacacatacacccacacatgcataacagatatgcaccaaacatgcagtttcacagatatgaaatacatataaacgtacatgagctccaacacacacacacacacacacacacacacacacacacacacacacacacattacccttgGTTTAGTGTGCTGTTCAACGAAAGATCAGCCGGGGGGGTAAACAGGTGGTGATTGGCGAACGGGGAGTCTGGTAATTGAGAATTGTTTTCTGGTAATTGAGAACCCGGCTATATTGATTAAAAGCAAACTTGAACTGTTGCTACCCTGCCGTCTCAACAAttggaatctgtctgtctgttgattaaACGCAaatatgtactctgtgtgtgtgtgtgtgtgtgtgtgtgtgtgtgtgtgtgcgtgtgtgtgtgtgtgcctgttcgtgtgtgtatgtgtgtgttttgttgatgtttttgtttgtgagttcccactccccccccctcccccccccccgaccacgccccctccccctatccatcCTCCCCGCCagcacatccctctctctctctgtgccatggcGGTCCCAAAACAGTCTGGCTTTTAGGTGTAGACAAATGACTACTCCATAGATTGTTCTATTTATTCAAATTAATGCATACGTTTTTGGTTTCCGGTTTAATTATTACGTGCTCTTCGCACTTTGAATtgtagatatatgtatatttattatgAACTGTTCACACaacccttcattaggggccagtaaatgaataaatcaataaatgaataaatcatccgtatccgtatttgtatctctctgcttctcctcgtccgccccctccgcccccacccctctccctctctgtctctctctgtctctctgtctctctctctctctctctctctctctctctcatgtgtgtgtgtatgtccccaCAGACTGAAATATATTCTATTTATCTAGATGACTTATCACACAAAGCAAGATGATAGTGACGACAACGGTATGACAATCGCGACAAGCCTTTTATCAATAAAGGAGAGGATCGAGAGTGCTGATGTAAGCCGGAACGTGTTTTAGAGTGGTCAGCACAAACTTTTAGGCATGTCAGTCCACTGACCATGCCGCGGCGTCACCAGTTGTGATGGACCCGTGTGACAGGGGTGACGAATGAGTGACGTGTGATTGGTACTGCCTGTTCCATTGTAGTGtcgtggtgagggtgtgggtgttggggtgggggaacacTTCCACACATGCCGAATCACGTTCAGCCTCGTTACGTGGATTTTgtctatctccttctctgtctgtgccctctctctctctctctctctctctctctctctctctgtctctgtctctgtctttctctctctctccagctctctctgtgcacctcgctctctctatttctcagtctgtctctttctgtctttctgtctctttgtctctgtccatgtctctgtctgtctgtctctctttctgtgtgtgtgtgtgtttgtgtgtgtgtgtgtgtgtggatttgatgaTACGCTGTTTCCTCACACAGCTATTTAGCCCAGGCAGAGTGCGTTGACTGCCACAAAGCAAACGTGTCATTGCCAGATATCTCAGCGTTAGCATTCACTTTTCAACATGCCTGAAGATGTTACCTACTAAAGACCATGACAGCCACACTTTCATGTAGGTTGGAGGTATATGCATTGATAGACCTGGAACTGCTGTCTTGGTTGGTCACGCTAGTAAGATCGGACGTACCGTGTAGTTTTATCAAAATGGTTTGATTTGATCATGAATATCATGCTCTTTggctttgtgtgttttgtttggctaTGAAACTATTtcaaaccttttcttttctttctttttttttcttttctttttttctagtaTGACCCCTGGACACCCTTTTCCAGTTCCTGAGGGAAAATCAATGTTTTtaacttgatttgattttttttttttcgtggactTTGACATGCGTTGGTTATGTGATCTTTTTTCGCTTTTTTCAATATTTTAAGCTGTTTGAGTTTTTCTTGGACTGAGAGACGTGGGTAAAATTTTGGTTCTTTTGATTTGTTTAATCGGAACGGTTTGTATGATCAGAACTGTGTGACATGTGTAGTCTCGGTTAATTTAAAAAGCTGTTAAAATACACTGCAGTTCACCAGAAAGTCGAGCGCATGCAGATGTAAACAGAGACTGGCCAGGAAAAGAGACAGCTGTGCTGAACACACAGGTGTAGACATTGTAAACGTTCTGCCCATGAGCTGGGCACAGTACCGATCATGGACGCGATCCTTGCCACACCCTCACTGTATGGCAAACAGGTGCCCCCGTTTTAAGCGCAATTGCACTGTTTTTTTGTGAACCGTTCTTGAAATGAATgtgtacatacttttttttgtaattcataCCTGTGCGAATTATACTTGTTAAACATTACAAAGGTGTATGTGGCgttaacattctttttttttttcttttttctttttaatattttaaATATTTTCCTCCCCCTTTCCTTAATACAGATTTGACCAGCACCAGTGACCGACACTGAAGCAAGCAGGACATCAGACGTCAGAGAAACATCAGCAGCCATGGCTTTCCGCTATTACTACGGCGGCGCCACCAGCCCTGGAGGCCacagcagccaccaccaccacagcaccccCTCATCCACCTACAGCGGCAGCCACCACGGCAGCTACCCCAGCACGTGCGGCAGCCAGGGTAGGTACCCCAGCACGTCCAGCCTCAGCAGCAGTCCCACTGGGGGTGGCTTCACCCGCAGCGCCGGCCAGCGCCCCGACAGCTTCAGCTCGGGGTACGGGTCGGAGTACAACAGCCCCGGCTACATCAGCCCCATCCTGTCCTCGCCCACCTTCCGCTACGCCCACAGCCCCTTACAGAGCCCCACCAGCCCCTTGCAGAGCCCCAGCGCCTCGTCCTTGCAGAGCCCCACCAGTCCCAGCCCCAGCATGAAGCTGTACGACGTCAACTCCAACCCCAGGGAACAGACGGAGTACGAGAGGAGCATGGACTACCACCAGGCGCCCGACACCTTTCCCTGCGGACACGTGCTCTGTCACAGGTGTGTATTTGTCTGCAAGCGAATGTgtagtatatgtgtatatgtctatatctatgtgtatgatagtcagtcgtgttcggcatatgaccatcagaacagcagatgtttttgtctatatctctatgtatgatagtcagtcgtgtttggctataaccatcagaacagcagaggaggtataTGTCCATATCACTATGTATGatagtcttgcccaagttacatccccgctctctcggccaagagagttttagaacagtcggcgttgggatggttcccaaagaccagctagcccccaaggctgcagcactaagagccagtgctaatttgcttcctagtttgagagtcatagtcctccacaaaagacaaagctgtaaatgatttcccattgcatctctctctctctctctctctctctctatatatatatatatatatatatatatatatatatatatatatatatatatatacatgtgtgtgtgtgtgtgtgtgtgtgtgtgtgtgtgtgtgtgtgtgtgtgtgtgtgtgtgtgtgtgtgctcgcgcgcaatCATCTAACTGCGTGCTTGGATGCTCTGTATCATGACTACATGGATGACACATTGATGCTCAGTATGTAATTGAGGTAACTGTACTTTGATGTACGCATGGGATAGTTGCTGcaggtctttttgttttgttgtttcacttgtgatAATTTGTAACGTTTTATGTaaagatgttttctttttgttttgggttgctttttgttgttgtttttgttgttgttgtttttttgttttgttttgtttttactcattATGATGTGCTTTAAGCATTCCTGTATTTGAATGAAAGGGCGCAATAGAGAtaggttattatcatcatcaccatcattagtagtggtagtagtagtaataatgataataataagaagaagaaggatgatgatgatgataataacaacaggtagtagtggtagtcgtagtagtagtatcatcatcattgttattattattgttgttattactatcatcattattatcatcaccatcatcatcatcatcatcatcattattgttactactactactactactactactactactactactactactactatcattatcattgttattgctgttgttgttaccatcatcatcatcaccatcagcaccaccaccaccaccaccatcattattatcatcatcatcatcatcaccaacaccaccaccaccactaccaccaccaccatcaccatcattattatcatcatcatcaccaccaccaccaccatcattattatcatcatcaccaccaccaccaccaccatcattattatcatcgtcaccaccaccaccaccaccatcatcatcatcaccaccattaccaccaccaccaccaccaccaccaccacaaccaccatcatcatcatcaccaccatcaccaccaccaccaccaccatcaccatcatcatcatcatcatcaccaccaccaccaccatcaccatcaccatcaccaccaccatcattattatcatcatcaccatgaccacgACAGGTGTCTCCGTCGCTTCATGAAGAGTCTGGGCGGGGCGCTGGGCGCGCGCTGCCCGGTGTGTGGGCGGGACGTCAGCGGGGACGACGTGTCCCTGGCCTCCATGGGTCTCCCTGGGGAGCACGAGGAGGAGCCGCCCATCTCCCTGCTGTCCAACTTCGGGGAGATCGTCAAGAAGTTCAACGGCATCCAGCAGAGCCTGCGTCGTCTGAAGGACGAGAGCGTGCAGGCGCGCTCGATGGGCATGACCTACACCAACACGTGCTGTCACCTGTGTCGGGAGTCCCACCCCACGCTCAAAGTCATCCAGGTAAGTTTTTTGGTCCCCCCCCCGGCGATTGTTTTGTTCGGTCTTGTTTCGTtccggtgtgtgtgagagagatagaggcaggggagggggaggagggggggttgcgggagaggggtagagagagagagaggggaaagagagagagaacaagaacaaatggttTAATTGC from Babylonia areolata isolate BAREFJ2019XMU chromosome 6, ASM4173473v1, whole genome shotgun sequence encodes the following:
- the LOC143283268 gene encoding uncharacterized protein LOC143283268; this encodes MAFRYYYGGATSPGGHSSHHHHSTPSSTYSGSHHGSYPSTCGSQGRYPSTSSLSSSPTGGGFTRSAGQRPDSFSSGYGSEYNSPGYISPILSSPTFRYAHSPLQSPTSPLQSPSASSLQSPTSPSPSMKLYDVNSNPREQTEYERSMDYHQAPDTFPCGHVLCHRCLRRFMKSLGGALGARCPVCGRDVSGDDVSLASMGLPGEHEEEPPISLLSNFGEIVKKFNGIQQSLRRLKDESVQARSMGMTYTNTCCHLCRESHPTLKVIQEHNQLQVRHERPSVWSNYFYRLQQGKVVTTFYSKVNASTICVPCTYRELRESQALLPSEVKALPDVDPSKNQQLVLAEVGKIVAKNTAPLMALQGKSVVEVDHKIRVRERADHFVFLDTAEQIEQMVRRQEENLLRFASKQIRDTGQVYHVQESNEVEYDMDETAV